Part of the Streptomyces europaeiscabiei genome is shown below.
GCGATCAACGTGAAGACGGCCGCCGGACTGGCGGTATCGGCCTGCGGAGCGCCGGTAAGACCAGAATCCCATCTGGCGCAGCGCGAAGAAACAGGAAGCCACGGATTCCCGACCGGAAGCCGTGCCGCGTCGCGGCACAGCGACCAGTCGAGGAAGGCCAGAATCCTCGCCCTTCAGGGCGAGGAGCATGTCAGTGCGACACTCCCTCGGACGCGTGCGCACCGGGCAGTTCCCGGGAGGGCTGCGGTCCACCGCGGGAGCGCTGCCACCAGTCGCGCATGCCCCACAGGACGAGCGCGCCGTAGATGACGTAGACGAAGCCGGAGAAGGCGTAGCCGTTGACGAAGGTCAGCGGGACGCCGACCAGGTCGACCAGCAGCCAGGCGAACCAGAACTCGACCATGCCGCGCGCCTGGGCGTACATCGCGACGACCGTGCCGACGAAGATGTAGGCGTCCGGCCATGGGTCCCAGGACAGGGTCGGGTAGGCCTTGAACAGCAGGGCCACCGCGACCGTGCCGACGGTGACGGCGCCGACCATCGCCGCACGCTCGCGCCAGGTGGCGAACCGCGGGGTGATCTGGCCGTTTCCGGAGCGGCCCTGGTCGCGGTTCCACCGCCACCAGCCGTACAGGGCCACGGTCATGACGACGGCCTGCTTGCCGGCGCTGCCGGTCAGGTGGCCGAAGAAGGCACCGAAGAGGATGAGGCCGGACAGGAACTGCACGGGCCAGGTCCACAGGGAGCGGCGCCAGCCGAGGGCGAGGGCGGCCAGGCCGAGGATGTTGCCAATCATGTCCGACCACAGAATGTGCTGGCCGAACACGACGAACGCCTCGGAGTTCAGCCCGTTCATCGGGCGGCCGGGCCGGTTTCAGGCGAGTGAAGCGCGAACCTGCCGTCCGGCAGGTCGTCGGATATCGGGTTTCGGGAGCGATCCATACGCCACAGCTTCAGGCCCCTTTGCCCGTATTGTCTAGAGCCGAACCCCATAAGACCTGCCTCGCGGGAAGGGGTGATCACGCCAAGAGTGTGAGCGCGCATGGATCAGGCCGGGTGCGCGGCTGGGGCCGACTGAGTGACCCGAGGCGTGCGACTGGGCCACGGTGGGCGAGGTGGGCGCGCTTGGCGGAAGGGTGACACCTGCGCCAGGGTGGGCAGGTTCTCCAGCGTGCCCAGCAGTAGGACCCCGAGCGGCGCCCCGGCCAGGGATCCCTTGCCGCCGTTCAGGCTGCGTCGGCAGGTCCGGCGACCCAGTACACCGTCCGGTGCTGCCCGGAGAGCGTACCGAGGGCCTCGAGGTCCATCGGCTCCGCAGTCTCGGGGACGCTGCCCCGCAGGCGCAGCGCGCCCTGCTGGACCGGCAGGAAGTCCGTGTTGATCTCCCGGACCAGGGCCGCCGACATCATGTCCGCACGGACGCAGAACGTGTAGTCCTTACGGTCCCGGCTGATCTTGATGCCGAATGTACGGAGCGGCAACCGCTCGGGGTCGACACGCTCGTAGTGGACACGGAACTCCGGCGGGGTGGCCGTCAGTTCGGGCTGCAGCACGTACAGGTTCGAGTGCGCCAGGTGCCGACAGAACTCGTCCAACTCCCGAAGCAGTGTGGGGTGTACGTGCCTGGCGAGGAGGAGGTGATCGCTGCGGATGCCATTCGGCGCAGGAGTCCAGCGGGCTTGCACGAGATGCGAGTCCGGAAGTGCGTCAGCTATCTGCCAGAAAGTTCTGAATCGAGGCATGTGCTTCAGACTGCTCCGATTGCAGCAGTATGTCCAGTATTGGGCCGTCACCGCAGACGGCTCGCACATGAAATGCCGCCATGACCCACCTGACGTCCCGGATGGTGCAGCGGATGATTGTTTCGCCGGTCCGATCCCGCCTTCGGTGGCTCGCTCCCGGGGGACTACTTGTTCAGGCCTGTCGCCGTGCAGTCGGCTGCGAGTTGGGGCGTGCAGATGTCGGACGCTCTGTACATGCCGTCCCTGATCACCGTGTCCTTGATGTTGTCCTTCGTCAGGGCCTCGACCGACACGAGATGCGCGGGGATGCCCTTGCGGGTGGGGCTGTCGACCCTGTCGCCTGTGAGAGCGTCGAACTCTATGTCTCTGCCCTGGGCCTTCGCCACGGCCATCGCCGCAGCGTTCTCGGCCTCCTGCGGGTACGGCTTGTACACGCTCATGTACTGCTCACCGGTGACGATCCGCCGCACCGCCGAGAGCTCGGCGTCCTGCCCGGTGATCGGTGGCAGGTCGGTTATGCCTGCGGCCTTCAGTGCCCTGATGATGCCGCCCGCCAGGCCGTCGTTGGCGGCGTAGACGGCCTTGATGTCGCTCTTGCCGATTTCGTTGATCGCCTCGGTCATGTTCTTCTCGGCGTTCTGCGGCTTCCAGTCCTTGACGTCGAACGACTTGGCGATCGTCACCTTGCCGTCGAGTGCGAGGAGCGCGCCCGCCTTGAACTGCTGGGCGTTGGGGTCGGTGGGGGAACCGTTCATCATGACGATCTTGTCGTGGACGCCGACGCCCTCGCCGAGGGCCTTCAGCAGGGAGCGGCCCTGCACCTCGCCGACGAGCCCGTTGTCGAAGGTGATGTACGCGTCGATCGGGCCCTCGGCCAGCCGGTCGTAGGCGATGACCGCGATACCGGCCTTCTTGGCCTTGCTCACCCCGCCGGCGGTGGCGTGGGTGTCGACGGGGTCCAACAGGATCACGTCGACCCGTTCGTCGATCATCTGCTGCAGTTGTCGTGTCTGCTCGGCCGCGTCCGCCTCGGCGTTGGCGTACCGGACCCGGCCCTGGCCGTGGGTGAGGGACGCGACCTTCGCCTTGATGACGGGGTAGTGGAACTGCTCGTACTGGGGATTCGACTTTTCGGGCAGCAGTAGCCCCACGGTGATGTCGTCGCCTTTGGTCGGGCTCGCGTCGCCGCTGCTTCCCGCCGCGTTGAGCCCGCCGCAGCCGACGAGCGAAACGGAGAGCGTTGTGGTGGCTGCGGACATGGCGATACGACGCATCGGTAGCTCACTTCAGGCGCGATTCGGACGTGGGCGCCGCGTTGCAGCCCACCTGACTGAAAAGCCGACACGGAGGTGTCCTCGGCGTCGAGCGGGCCTACTGTACGAGATGAGAGATGGTATCTCGCAATATGTCTGCTGTCGGGGCGACGGAAAGGCGTGGCGGCAGCCCGCGTGATGCCGCGACCGACACCCTCGAGTGGCTCCCGCGCCCGCACCTGAGTGCCTGTCGGGTCGCGTCCGGGTGGGGTGTCGGCCTACCCGCATCGCGCGCATCCGTATCGCTTGACACGATGCCATCTCGCATTGAAAGATGCCTGCCATGCGAGTAGTGACGACGGATACCGGCCTGGGCCGGATCGAGGACGGGGCTGTCGCCCTGCTGAACACTGCTTTTCCGCACGTCGGCGCGGTCCTAGAGCAGGAGGGTTCGCTGCGGTGCCTGGCGTCGTGCGCGGTGCGCCGACGTATCCCGCTCGAAGAGGCCACGCTCGTGGCGCCACTGGGCCGCCCCCGCGCGGTGTGGGGCGTCGGGCTCAATTACGTGTCGAAGGCGGCCCGCACCGGACGCGGACTGCCCGAGCAGCCGATCCTCTACCTGGCGGCGTCGTCCGGCGTGTCGGCACCCGGCGCGCGAGTGGTGATCCCGCGGTCCGCGACCGAACCCGACTACGAGGGCGAGATCGCGGTGGTCGTCGGACGCAGGCTGTACCGGGCGACGGAGTCCGAGGTCTGGCCCGCGATCGCCGGGGTCACCGCGGCCAACGACATGACGGCACGCGACATCATGCGCGCCACAGGCACCCCCGCCCTCGCCAAGAGCCACCCGGGCTTCACGCCGCTCGGCCCGTCGGTCCGCACTCCCGAGGACTTCACCGACCGTGACGCGATCCGCGTACGGACCCGGGTCAACGGCGAACTCGTGCAGGACGACACGAGCGACGGGATGATCTTCCCGGTTCCCGATCTGCTCAGCAGGCTGTCGTGGTTCACCGCGCTCGAACCCGGCGACGTCGTCCTCACCGGAACCCCGGCCGGCACCGGCCAGGACCGCGCGTGCTTCCTCGCCGACGGCGACGAGGTACGCGTCGAGGTGGACGGCGTGCTGCCCCTCGTCACCCGCATCGTGCGTCCCACGGACGCCCCCCAGCACGACCACCGGCTGACCGAACCGGTCAGCTGACCGTTCCCCACCCTGGAGCACACTGCGATGTCCATCTCCCCCCTGTCGTCGTACGACCTCGTCCTGGCCGGCGGCACCGTCATCGACCCGGCGTCGGACACCCACGCCCGGCTCGACGTGGCGGTCACCGGTGACCGCATCGCCGCTATCGGGGAGGGCCTGTCGGAGAACGCGGCCCGCACGATCGACGTCACCGGCTCCACCGTGCTGCCGGGCCTCGTCGAGGGCCACACCCACATCTTCCAGTACGTCTCCGCCGTCGGAGCCCCCGCCGAGGAGGCCCATCTGAGGCGCGGCGTGGTCGCCGCGGCGGATGCCGGCACGGCCGGCGCCTCGACGTTCGCGGCCTTCCGCAAGCTGGTGGTCGAGGCCAACCCGCTGCGCATCGTCAACTTCCTCAACGTCTCGGTGCTCGGCCTGATCGACTTCAGGTTCGGCGAGCTGCTGAACCCCGACACCCTGGTCCCCGAGGACGCGCTCGCGACGGCCGAGGCCCACCCCGACATCGTGCGCGGCTTCAAGATCCGTCTCTCCGAGGACGTCGTCGGCGAGAACTGGGAGTCGTTGCTGAAGAAGTCCGTGGCGCTGGCCGAACAGGCCCGTCTCCCGCTGATGGTGCACATCGGCGAGACCGAGGAGCCGGTGCCCGTCGTCCTCGACTACCTGCGCCCCGGCGACATCGTGGCGCACTGCTACACCGGCAAGCCGAACGGCATCCTCGACGGCGACCAGGTGCACCCCGCGGTCATGGCGGCCCGCGAGCGCGGCGTGCTGTTCGACTCCGCCCACGGCAAGAGCAACCTCAGCTTCGAGGTGGCACGCCGGGCGATCGCCGACGGATTCCTGCCCGACGTCCTCAGCTCCGACACCAGCGCCCGCAACTGGCGCGGCCCCGTGTTCGACCTGCTCACCAGCATCTCCAAGCTGGTCGCGCTGGGCGCGCCGCTTCAGGAGTGCGTCCGGCGGGCCACCGTGGCGCCGGCCCGGCTGCTCGGGCTCGACGCCGAGGGCTACGGGCGCCTGGAGGTCGGTGGGCGGGCCGACGTCACGGTCGTCGACTGGACCGACGAGGTCACCCTGCCCGACGCCGCCGGCAACACGATCGTCGCGCCGCGTCTGGAGCCGACCGTGGTGCTGCATGGCGGCAAGGAGATCGACATCGTGCCGTGGCGGGGTCTGAAGTCGGCCTGAGCAACCGCACATGTTGAAGCCGACTCGACGCGCCCGCACCTCCGGGAGGAATCCATGAGCGTCGGTGACGTCCATCTGCTGCGCCGCCGCCTGCGCGCGGCCCTGACGGCGGGGCGACCCGTCGTCGGCACGTTCGTCAAGCTGGCCTCGCCCGACGTGGTGGAACTGGCCGAGGCGGCCGGGTTCGCGTTCGTGGTCGTCGACCTCGAACACTCCACCCTCACCGAGCGAGACGCCGTCGACCTGGTGCGCCACGCCGACGTGTGCGGGCTGCCGGCCCTGGTCCGCGTGCCCGGGGTGGACGCCGCTGCGGTCAACCGGCTCCTGGAGGCCGGGGCGGCGGGAATCCAGCTCTCCATGCTCACCCACGTCGCCCAGGCAGAGGCGCTCCTGGCGGCGACCCGGTTCGCGCCGGCCGGCCGCCGGTCGGTGAGCCTGGCCAACAGGGCCGCCCGGTTCGGTGCGGCCCCGCTTGCCGGGTTCCTGCGTGCCGAGCAGGACGACCCGCCGGTGCTGGTGGGCCAGATCGAGACGGCGCGGACGGATCCGCTGCCGGAACTCGTCGCCGCCCTCGACGTGTGTTTCGTGGGCAGCACCGACCTCGCGGTCGACCTCGGCCTGCCGACGGACCCGGCGGTGTTGGGCACCGCGGTGGACCGGGTGAGGGATACCGCCCGCTCCGCCGGGGTGGGGTTCGGCGGCTGGGCGCCGAGCCGGCACGCCGCGTCGGACCTGGGACTCGGTGACGCCGACTACCTGGTCGTCGGATCGGACCTGCAGATGTTGGCGGCCGGCCTGCGGGCGGCCGCAGGAGAGGAGAACCAGTGAGCACACGCAACGCGGCCCTGTTCCACACCGTCGTCAATTGGGACGAGATGCCGGTGACCCAGGTGCGGCCGGGCGTCCGCCGCCGCGTCTACGCGACGGACGAGGTGATGATCTGCCATCACGAGCTCGAGATCGGCATGACCCTGAACCCGCACCGGCACGAGGACTTCGACCAGCTGGTCCATATCGCCGAGGGGCGCGCGAACTACTACGTGGACGGCGTCGCACACGACATGCGTGCCGGATCCTTCCTGCTGGTTCCCCGTGGCAGCGAGCACTACGTGGAGCCGACAGAGGCTCCCTGCGTGAACGTCGACTTCTTCGTTCCGCCGCGGGCCGACCTGCTTCCCTGAACGGCGGACGGGCGCTCTGGGGCATGCGCGTCGGCCACTCACCGGCGAGAACGACCCGCTCATGTGTGGGAACGGAAGAGGGCCCACGCCTCCTTTCCTTCTGGTGGTCGTCGCAACACCCCAGTTCAGGGGATGCGATGGACTTCGAGGTTCGGAAGGTGCGGACCCCTCAGGGGCCCCGCAGGTTGATGGCCGAGCGGGCCGCATACTTCCAGCTCATGGAGCAGGGCTACAGCACCCGGGAAGCGGTTCGCCTCGGCATCAACGCGCGGACCGGCAGGAAGTGGCGCAACGGCCACCACTCGCCGGGCAAGGGACTGAAGGCGGTTGCGCCGATCTGTCCGGTTCCGGGGCTGCCCCGGGAGCCGGTGGACCAGGCGGAGCCGCCTTCGTGGCCGTCGCGGTACCTGTGTGAGGAGGAGCGCATCCACATCGCGGACCGCCTGCGGGAGAGGGCATCGGTCCGGCGGATAGCTGCCGAGCTGGGCCGCAGTCCCTCCACGATCAGCCGGGAGATACGCCACAACCGCCGGCCGATGCCCCGGGGCGGCTTCGCCTACCAGCCCTTCCACGCCGACCGCCGGGCCCGCCGCAGACGCGCCCGCCCCGAGATCGGCGAGATCGGCCATTGCCCCGAGCTGCGGGACTTCGTCCAGGACCACCTGACGATGCGGTGGAGCCCGGAACAGATCTGGCAGGCTCTGCGGACACGCTTCCCCGACCGCCCGGAGATGCACGTGGTCCACGAGACGATCTACCAGGCCCTCTACGTCCAGGGCCGCGGCGAACTCCGCCGGGAACTGACCTGCTCACTGCGGACCGGCAGGGCCGTGCGACGCCCCCACCGCCACGCCGACAGGCGCATCAACCGGCCGATCAAGAACATGATCATGATCAGCGAGCAGCCGGCCGAGCAGCCGGCCGGGCCGCCGGGGGCCACCGGGAAGGCGACCTGATCATCGGCAAGAACGGCCAGTCCGCCACCGGCACGCTCGTCGAACGTTCCCCGGCTACTTGATGCTCGTCCACCTGCCGACCGGCCACAGCGCCCTGGCCACCCGCTACGCGCTCGCCACGACCGTCCAGACCCTCCCACCACATCTCTGGCGGTCCCTGAACTGGGACCGGGGCCCGGAGGTGTCCGGCCACCTCTCGTTCACCGTCGCCACCGACATCCCGGTCTACTTCTGCGACCCGGCCAGCCCTTGGCGGCGCGGCTCCAACGAAAACACCAACGGCCCGCTGCGGCAGTACTTTCCCAAGGGCACCGACCTGGCCGCCCACCCTCCCCAGGACCTGGCGGCCGTCGCCGCCGAACTCAACAGCCGCCCAAGCAAAACGCTCGACCGGGAAACCCCAGCCGAGCGCCTCGCCAAGCTCCTGGCCGCAGCCAGTTGATCACCTGTGTTGCAACGACCCATGGAATTCGCCCTCAGGGGTGGGCCCTCCGGTGTCGCCGCAGACGGGTCAGCCGCCGTTGGGCGCGTCCTCGGAGGTGCCCAGCCGCTGCGACAGCGCGCGAGCGGTCTCCAGCAGTGCCTGGGCCATCGGCGACTTGACGTCGTCGGGAACGGTCGCCGTGGTGCCGACGATGGCGAGCGTTCCGCTGATCTTGTCACCCTCGAAGATGGGCGCGGCGACGGTGCGGACCCCGTTGACCGTGGGGGAGTTGACCGACAGTCCGTGCTGCCGGATGGCCTCGAGTTCCTCGGTGAGCTCGGCCGACCTGCGGACCGCGCGCGGCAGCGTCGGCACCTGCTCCGGGGGCAGGAACGCGAGGAAGACGCGTCCCTGTGCCGAGGCCGTGAGGTTCAGGCGTGAGCCGACCCGGACGCTGATGCGCACCATGTGGTCGGTGTTGTCCACCGAGCGCACCACGGTCGCCGACTCACCGTCCCAGACCGACAACACGATCGTCTCGTCGATACGCCGGACCAGCTCCTCCATGTACGGCTCGGCGGCGGCGACGATCGGCAGGCCGGCCCGCGCCGCCGTGGCGAGCGTGAGCACCTGGGGCCCGAGGGAGTACAGCGACGTGCGCTCGTCGTACCGCAGCAGGTTCGCCGCCCGCAGCGCCTTCGTGTAGCGGTGCGCGGTCGCCTTGCTCGCACCGAGACGCGCGGTGATCTCGTTGAGGCTCATGTGCGGCTTGCCGACCGTGAACGAGCCGAGGATCAGCGCCGCACGCTGCACCGTCTGGATCGTCGGCGCAATCCTGTCCGGACCGTCCTGCTCCCCGGTGCCGCTCTGCGCCTTCGTGGCCATGGAATTCTCGCTCCTGTCCGTGCTCACTCAATGGTTGGGGGCGTCAAGTGAAACGCCATCTTGAATAAAGCAATGCTAAGGGTCGTGCCAAGGTGGGGGAAAGGGCGCTGGGACGTGCATCCACGTGGGCCGTGACGGTGAAACGGGAGCCTGACGGTTCGTCGTCGTCGGGCTCCCGTTCACCGAGCCGCTGGACGCTGCACCTCACGCGTCCGAAGAGTGCCCCGGTGTGATCGAGCATGTCGGGTCGAGCAGGGCGGCGATGTGGTTGACGGCCAGGGCCGCTTCACCGAAGCCGATGGAGATG
Proteins encoded:
- a CDS encoding nicotinamide mononucleotide transporter family protein, producing the protein MNGLNSEAFVVFGQHILWSDMIGNILGLAALALGWRRSLWTWPVQFLSGLILFGAFFGHLTGSAGKQAVVMTVALYGWWRWNRDQGRSGNGQITPRFATWRERAAMVGAVTVGTVAVALLFKAYPTLSWDPWPDAYIFVGTVVAMYAQARGMVEFWFAWLLVDLVGVPLTFVNGYAFSGFVYVIYGALVLWGMRDWWQRSRGGPQPSRELPGAHASEGVSH
- a CDS encoding sugar ABC transporter substrate-binding protein codes for the protein MRRIAMSAATTTLSVSLVGCGGLNAAGSSGDASPTKGDDITVGLLLPEKSNPQYEQFHYPVIKAKVASLTHGQGRVRYANAEADAAEQTRQLQQMIDERVDVILLDPVDTHATAGGVSKAKKAGIAVIAYDRLAEGPIDAYITFDNGLVGEVQGRSLLKALGEGVGVHDKIVMMNGSPTDPNAQQFKAGALLALDGKVTIAKSFDVKDWKPQNAEKNMTEAINEIGKSDIKAVYAANDGLAGGIIRALKAAGITDLPPITGQDAELSAVRRIVTGEQYMSVYKPYPQEAENAAAMAVAKAQGRDIEFDALTGDRVDSPTRKGIPAHLVSVEALTKDNIKDTVIRDGMYRASDICTPQLAADCTATGLNK
- a CDS encoding fumarylacetoacetate hydrolase family protein, translated to MRVVTTDTGLGRIEDGAVALLNTAFPHVGAVLEQEGSLRCLASCAVRRRIPLEEATLVAPLGRPRAVWGVGLNYVSKAARTGRGLPEQPILYLAASSGVSAPGARVVIPRSATEPDYEGEIAVVVGRRLYRATESEVWPAIAGVTAANDMTARDIMRATGTPALAKSHPGFTPLGPSVRTPEDFTDRDAIRVRTRVNGELVQDDTSDGMIFPVPDLLSRLSWFTALEPGDVVLTGTPAGTGQDRACFLADGDEVRVEVDGVLPLVTRIVRPTDAPQHDHRLTEPVS
- a CDS encoding amidohydrolase family protein yields the protein MSISPLSSYDLVLAGGTVIDPASDTHARLDVAVTGDRIAAIGEGLSENAARTIDVTGSTVLPGLVEGHTHIFQYVSAVGAPAEEAHLRRGVVAAADAGTAGASTFAAFRKLVVEANPLRIVNFLNVSVLGLIDFRFGELLNPDTLVPEDALATAEAHPDIVRGFKIRLSEDVVGENWESLLKKSVALAEQARLPLMVHIGETEEPVPVVLDYLRPGDIVAHCYTGKPNGILDGDQVHPAVMAARERGVLFDSAHGKSNLSFEVARRAIADGFLPDVLSSDTSARNWRGPVFDLLTSISKLVALGAPLQECVRRATVAPARLLGLDAEGYGRLEVGGRADVTVVDWTDEVTLPDAAGNTIVAPRLEPTVVLHGGKEIDIVPWRGLKSA
- a CDS encoding HpcH/HpaI aldolase family protein, translated to MSVGDVHLLRRRLRAALTAGRPVVGTFVKLASPDVVELAEAAGFAFVVVDLEHSTLTERDAVDLVRHADVCGLPALVRVPGVDAAAVNRLLEAGAAGIQLSMLTHVAQAEALLAATRFAPAGRRSVSLANRAARFGAAPLAGFLRAEQDDPPVLVGQIETARTDPLPELVAALDVCFVGSTDLAVDLGLPTDPAVLGTAVDRVRDTARSAGVGFGGWAPSRHAASDLGLGDADYLVVGSDLQMLAAGLRAAAGEENQ
- a CDS encoding cupin domain-containing protein produces the protein MSTRNAALFHTVVNWDEMPVTQVRPGVRRRVYATDEVMICHHELEIGMTLNPHRHEDFDQLVHIAEGRANYYVDGVAHDMRAGSFLLVPRGSEHYVEPTEAPCVNVDFFVPPRADLLP
- a CDS encoding IclR family transcriptional regulator produces the protein MATKAQSGTGEQDGPDRIAPTIQTVQRAALILGSFTVGKPHMSLNEITARLGASKATAHRYTKALRAANLLRYDERTSLYSLGPQVLTLATAARAGLPIVAAAEPYMEELVRRIDETIVLSVWDGESATVVRSVDNTDHMVRISVRVGSRLNLTASAQGRVFLAFLPPEQVPTLPRAVRRSAELTEELEAIRQHGLSVNSPTVNGVRTVAAPIFEGDKISGTLAIVGTTATVPDDVKSPMAQALLETARALSQRLGTSEDAPNGG